Below is a window of Saccharomonospora viridis DSM 43017 DNA.
CGTTGCCCGTGGTGTGTTCCCGCCACGGACGTTCCCGGGGAACGAAGTCGTCGATCCGAACGTTACTTAGCGGTATTGGGTTAAACGTCGACACCGCGGTATAGGGGACAACTGATACGTTTCCCGCCGTGTTGATCAGCGTGCCAGCCGAATTGGGTATTCCGCTCAGTAGGACAGCACTGCTGTGTGATTTTCGGTGTTCATGTGGCCAAATGGGTGAGTGCGGTGCAGAATAACGAAGGAGTCGCCGCGGTTTGATTATTCCGCTTCGTGGACGAGGACGTACGGGGAAGACGCCCCTCGTCTAGCAGCGGAGGTCAGCAGTGAGCACTCGTGGCGTTGTGTACGTCCACTCGTCGCCGTCTGCGGTTTGCCCGCACGTCGAGTGGGCGATTTCCGGCGCGCTGGGTAGTCGGGTGGATCTACGGTGGACAGCTCAGCCCGCCGCGCCCGGCCAGCTGCGTGCCGAATGTGATTGGCGCGCGCCTGCCGGAACAGGCGGCAAGCTCGCGGCCGCGTTGAAGGCGTGGCCCATGGTGCGGTTCGAAGTGACCGAGGAGCCGAGTCCCGGAGTGGACGGGCAGCGGTTCTGCTACGCACCGGGCCTCGGTCTTTGGCATGCCCGCACGAGCGCCAACGGCGACATCGTGGTGGGAGAGGACCGCCTGCGCGCCCTGGTGTCGAAGAGCCGTGCTGGCGAACAACTGGCGCACGAACTGGACAAACTGCTCGGAACCAGTTGGGACGAAGCTCTCGAACCGTTCCGTCACGCCGGTGACGGGGCGCCGGTGACCTGGTTGCATCAGGTCGGCTGACCCGGTTGGGCGGTTCACAAGACGATTCGAAGAAATTCTGGGGCGAGCGAAGGGCCGTCTCGGTCGCGTCGAAACGCAGCCGAGACGGCCCTCACCGTGTCGACACCGGGTTCATGCCCGAGTGAACAACAGCGCGGTGTTGTGTCCGCCGAAGCCGAACGAGTTGCTGATGGCCGCCGTGAGGTCGATCTTGCGTGCCTCGCCGGACACGACGTCCAGCTCCACCTTCGGATCCAGGTTCTCCAGGTTGAGCGTCGCGGGCACGATCCCGTGGTAGATCGACAGGATCGCCACGATGGCCTCCACCGCGCCCGCGCCTCCCACGAGGTGGCCGAGTGCGCTCTTCGGTGCGGTCACCACCGGGTGGTCGCCGATGGCCTTGCGGATCGCCGCGGCCTCACCGACGTCACCGACGACGGTGGAGGTGGCGTGGGCGTTGACGTGCCCGACGTCGCTTGCCGACAGGTCCGCCATCCGGATGGCGTTCTGCATGGCCGCGATCTGGCCGATGCCCTCGGGGTGGTTGCCCGTGATGTGGTAGGCGTCCGATGTGATGCCGTAGCCGCCCAGCCGTGCATACACCCGAGCTCCGCGGGCGGCAGCCCGGTCCGCACGTTCCAACACGACCGCGCCCGCACCCTCACCGAGTACGAATCCGTCGCGATCACTGTCGAACGGGCGAGAGGCCCCTTCGGGATCGTCGTTGCGCGTGGACACGGTACGAGCCTGCGCGAACCCGGCGATGGTGATCGGCGTGATACAGGCCTCCGCGCCACCCGCCACGACGACGTCGGCGCGGCCAGACTGGATCATCTGGACCCCGACCGCGATCCCTTCCGCACCCGACGCGCACGCCGAGGCCGGCGAGTGCACTCCGGCACGTGCCTTCAGGTCGATGCCCACGTGCGCCGCGGGACCGTTGGGCATCAGCATTGGCACCGTCAGCGGAGAGACCTTGCGGATACCGTGCTCCTCCAGCAGGTCGTCCTGCTGCAGCAGCGTGAGCGGGCCGCCGATACCCGAGCCGATGGAGACGCCGAGCCGGTCGGGGTCGACGTCCTGCTGCTCGTCCGTGGGTGGTTCGAAACCGGCGTCGGCCCACGCCTCACGCGCTGCGATCAGAGCGATCTGCTCGCAGCGGTCGAGCCTGCGGGCCTGCACGCGTGGGAGCTTCTCCGTCGGCTCCTCGGCGAGCACTGCGCCGATCTTCACCGGCAGGTCGACCTTGTCGACCCACTCGGCGTCGAGCTTGCTGACGCCGCTACGGCCCGCGAGCAGGCCGTCCCAGGTGGACGGGATGTCCGCGCCGAGCGGCGTGGTGGCGCCGAGCCCGGTGATCACGACGTCGATATTGCTCATTGGTGCCTCCCCGAGGTGCGTAGTGAGAAGCTCTACTTCGCGTTCGTCGCGACGTAGTCCACGGCGTCGCCCACCGTCTTCAAGTTGGCCAGCTCGTCGTCCGGGATCTTCACGCCGAACTTGTCCTCCGCCTGCACGGCGATCTCGACCATGGACAGCGAGTCGATGTCGAGGTCGTCCACGAACGACTTCTCCGAGGTCACGTCGTCGGCGGACACACCGGCGACCTCCTCGACGATCTCGGCCAGACCCGCCAGGATCTCGTCTTTGTCAGCCATTGGGGTTTCCTTTCTCGTTGTGCTAATCGAGTCGCGACGGACCTTGTGCCGTCGGCGTCAGTGGTATCACGGTGATCACGGGCAGAGGAAAACCTGTCCCGCGTAGGACAGCCCCGCCCCGAAACCGACGGCGAGCACGACGTCTCCTCGTTTGACGGTGCCGGCGGCACGCATATGGTCCAACGCCAGGGGAATCGAGGCCGACGACGTGTTGCCCGAGTATCGGATGTCGTCCGCGACCACCATGTCGTCCCGTGCCCCCTTCGCGCGCAGGCGTTTCGCGATGGCCTCGACGATCCGCAGATTCGCTTGATGGGGGATCAGTACGTCGATATCGGACAGCTTCAGCCCCGCCAGCTCCACGGCACGCATCGCTATCGGGGCGATCTGCGTGGTGGCCCAACGGAACACCGACTGTCCTTCTTGGAAGATGTAGCGGTGCTCCCGCATGTAGATGAGATCCACGAGGTCACCCGCGCTGCCCCACGTCACAGGGCCGATACCGGGTTCCTCGGACGGTCCGACGAGTGCCGCCCCCGCACCGTCGGCGAAGATGATCGCCGTCGAGCGGTCGGTGGGGTCCACGACGTCGGTGAGCTTCTCCGCTCCGATCACCAGCACCTTGTTCGCCGACCCCGCCCGGACGAGATCGGACGCCACGCCGAGGCCGTAGCAGAATCCCGCGCACGCGGCATTGAGGTCGAAGGCGCCTGCGGCCTTGATGCCGATGCGGTCGGCCACTTGTGCGGCGGCGTTCGGAATGGGGGCCGGCATCGTGCAGTTCGGCACGATCACCGTGTCGACTTCGGACGGGGCCACGCCCGCGTCGGCGAGTGCCTTCGCCCCGGCGGTGACGGCCAGATCGACCAGCTGCTCGTCCTTGTCGGCGAATCGACGTTCGATGATGCCCACGCGGTCGCGGATCCACTGGTCACTGGTGTCCATGCGCTGGGACAACTCGTCGTTGGTGACGATGCGATCCGGCTGGGTGCTGCCCACGCCCAGGATGCGGGTGGCCTTCGCGCCCTGCGCGAGGCTGAGTGTCGGCCGGGCTCCGGTCATGACAATTCCTCCAAGTTCGCGGGCGTCTTCACCGCGAATGGTGTGGTCACGGTGCCCTTCAGCGCACGCCGTACCAGGCCGGTGAGGGTGCCTGCCGGAGGAAGTTCGATCGTTCGGTCGACCCCGAGCGCGGCGAGGCCGTCCATCGTCAGGTCCCATCGCACCGGACGCGTCACCTGGGAGACCAGCCTGCGTAGGTATTCCTCACCGCTGGCCACGACTTCGCCGTCCGCATTGGACAAAAGGGGGCGGGTGGGGTCGGCCGGGTTCAGCTTCTCGACGTAGGAGCGCAGCGCTTCCTCGGCCGGAGCCATGTACCGGGTGTGGAACGCGCCCGCGACCTTCAACGGGCGCACCTTGGTGCCCGCCAGGGGTTCGGCGACGATCGCGTCGATGGCGTCGGCCGCGCCGGAAGCGACGATCTGGCCCGCGCCGTTGCGATTGGCGGCCTCGAGGCCGTGGTCGTGCAGCCAGGCCACCACCTCATCGGGGTCGCCGAGCATCACGGCGGCCATGCTGGTGCGTTCGACGGCGCATGCCGCGGCCATCTCGGCGCCTCGCACGGCGGCCATCGCCACGGCGTCGTCGGCCGACAGCACGCCGGCGATGGCGGCGGCGGCCAGTTCACCCACGGAATGGCCCGCGACGGGGGCGTCCTCCGGGATGCTCGACGGCAGGTATTCGAACGCCAGCAGCGACGCGGCGACGATGAGTGGTTGCGTGACGGCGGTGTCTTGGATCTCCTCGGCGTCGGCCTCCGTGCCCAGGCGTATCAAGTCGAGCCCGCAGTGTCTCGACCACTGTGCTACGCGGTCACGCGCGCCGTCCAGTTCGAGCCAGGGCGTGAGCATGCCGGGAGCCTGAGAGCCTTGTCCGGGACAGAGGAGAGCGGTGGTCACTCCTGTAGGGAACACGGAGCGGGCCTTTCGAGGGGATGCCGCCGAGTCACCAAGTCCTTCCGAAGGTGTTGTAGACACCCTACAAAAAGCCCCGTGGGGTGTAAGTGATCCGGGCGGTAGTTGTGTCGTGCCTCACCGCAGTGCCGGGAGGTTGAGTCGTTGATCACCACAGGCCACGAGAACGGGCCAATCGGCCCACGGTCAGCGCCGTTCGCAGTACGAGCGCGTCGCGGGGATCGGCGGCGTTACGTCCGGTGAGCTCGGTGGCCTTCTTCAGGCGATACCGCACGGTGTTGGGATGGACGAACAATTGTCGTGCGCATGTCTCCAACACCCCGCCGCTTTCCAAATAGGTCTCGATGGTCTCGAGCAGGGCCGGACCGGCCTCTTCCAACGGGCGAGCGATCTGCTCCACGAGTACGCGTTCGGCCTCGGCGTCTCCCGCCAGGGCGCGTTCCGGTAGGAGATCGATCGAACGTGTGGGACGTGGCGCCGCGGGCCAGCCGACCACGGCCCGCAAGCCGGACAGCGCCTCGGCCGCAC
It encodes the following:
- a CDS encoding acyl carrier protein produces the protein MADKDEILAGLAEIVEEVAGVSADDVTSEKSFVDDLDIDSLSMVEIAVQAEDKFGVKIPDDELANLKTVGDAVDYVATNAK
- a CDS encoding DUF3145 domain-containing protein produces the protein MSTRGVVYVHSSPSAVCPHVEWAISGALGSRVDLRWTAQPAAPGQLRAECDWRAPAGTGGKLAAALKAWPMVRFEVTEEPSPGVDGQRFCYAPGLGLWHARTSANGDIVVGEDRLRALVSKSRAGEQLAHELDKLLGTSWDEALEPFRHAGDGAPVTWLHQVG
- a CDS encoding beta-ketoacyl-[acyl-carrier-protein] synthase family protein is translated as MSNIDVVITGLGATTPLGADIPSTWDGLLAGRSGVSKLDAEWVDKVDLPVKIGAVLAEEPTEKLPRVQARRLDRCEQIALIAAREAWADAGFEPPTDEQQDVDPDRLGVSIGSGIGGPLTLLQQDDLLEEHGIRKVSPLTVPMLMPNGPAAHVGIDLKARAGVHSPASACASGAEGIAVGVQMIQSGRADVVVAGGAEACITPITIAGFAQARTVSTRNDDPEGASRPFDSDRDGFVLGEGAGAVVLERADRAAARGARVYARLGGYGITSDAYHITGNHPEGIGQIAAMQNAIRMADLSASDVGHVNAHATSTVVGDVGEAAAIRKAIGDHPVVTAPKSALGHLVGGAGAVEAIVAILSIYHGIVPATLNLENLDPKVELDVVSGEARKIDLTAAISNSFGFGGHNTALLFTRA
- a CDS encoding beta-ketoacyl-ACP synthase III, encoding MTGARPTLSLAQGAKATRILGVGSTQPDRIVTNDELSQRMDTSDQWIRDRVGIIERRFADKDEQLVDLAVTAGAKALADAGVAPSEVDTVIVPNCTMPAPIPNAAAQVADRIGIKAAGAFDLNAACAGFCYGLGVASDLVRAGSANKVLVIGAEKLTDVVDPTDRSTAIIFADGAGAALVGPSEEPGIGPVTWGSAGDLVDLIYMREHRYIFQEGQSVFRWATTQIAPIAMRAVELAGLKLSDIDVLIPHQANLRIVEAIAKRLRAKGARDDMVVADDIRYSGNTSSASIPLALDHMRAAGTVKRGDVVLAVGFGAGLSYAGQVFLCP
- a CDS encoding ACP S-malonyltransferase, whose protein sequence is MFPTGVTTALLCPGQGSQAPGMLTPWLELDGARDRVAQWSRHCGLDLIRLGTEADAEEIQDTAVTQPLIVAASLLAFEYLPSSIPEDAPVAGHSVGELAAAAIAGVLSADDAVAMAAVRGAEMAAACAVERTSMAAVMLGDPDEVVAWLHDHGLEAANRNGAGQIVASGAADAIDAIVAEPLAGTKVRPLKVAGAFHTRYMAPAEEALRSYVEKLNPADPTRPLLSNADGEVVASGEEYLRRLVSQVTRPVRWDLTMDGLAALGVDRTIELPPAGTLTGLVRRALKGTVTTPFAVKTPANLEELS